One Novosphingobium sp. G106 DNA segment encodes these proteins:
- a CDS encoding nuclear transport factor 2 family protein → MMADFSDWLAIANLKAAYCRLLDTKDWEGWGQLFTEDFLQDVSPSGGGVFHGREAAVAATHASIETAKTAHQVHFPEITIDGDEARAIWPLQDRLIWEDGRSLNAFGHYHERYVRTAEGWRIAEQKLTRLIVDYEQ, encoded by the coding sequence ATGATGGCCGATTTCTCGGACTGGCTGGCGATCGCCAATCTCAAAGCTGCCTATTGCCGGTTGCTCGACACCAAGGACTGGGAGGGCTGGGGCCAGCTCTTCACCGAGGATTTCCTGCAGGACGTCTCGCCCAGCGGCGGCGGAGTGTTCCATGGCCGCGAGGCTGCGGTCGCAGCGACCCACGCATCGATCGAAACCGCCAAGACCGCGCACCAGGTGCATTTCCCCGAGATCACCATCGACGGCGACGAAGCGCGCGCGATCTGGCCGTTGCAGGACCGGCTGATCTGGGAGGACGGCCGCTCGCTGAATGCTTTCGGCCACTACCACGAACGCTATGTCCGCACTGCCGAAGGCTGGCGCATCGCCGAGCAGAAGCTGACCAGGCTGATCGTGGATTATGAACAATAA
- a CDS encoding MarR family winged helix-turn-helix transcriptional regulator, translating to MDENIGTMLAQVSRLLRRSFDARARGIGVTRPQWQVLSLLSFNAGINQGGLAELLEVEPITLGRMIDRLQDAQLVERRPDPSDRRAWRLFLTDKGQLLLDQLRPFALETYDIALDGIDETERAALMAALGRMRANLSRRQSLENAADD from the coding sequence ATGGACGAGAACATCGGTACAATGCTGGCCCAGGTGTCCCGCCTGTTGCGACGCAGCTTCGATGCGCGTGCCCGCGGTATCGGCGTGACGCGGCCGCAGTGGCAGGTTCTCAGTCTGCTCAGCTTCAACGCCGGGATCAACCAGGGCGGGCTGGCTGAACTGCTCGAGGTCGAGCCGATCACGCTCGGCCGCATGATCGACCGGTTGCAGGACGCGCAGCTCGTCGAGCGGCGGCCCGATCCCTCGGACCGCCGCGCCTGGCGGCTGTTCCTGACCGACAAGGGCCAGTTGCTGCTCGACCAGTTGCGGCCTTTCGCGCTCGAGACCTACGACATCGCGCTCGACGGCATCGACGAGACGGAGCGCGCGGCGCTGATGGCCGCGCTTGGGCGGATGCGCGCCAATCTCTCTCGCCGGCAGTCGCTCGAAAACGCCGCCGATGACTAA
- a CDS encoding DHA2 family efflux MFS transporter permease subunit, whose protein sequence is MLQTRNRPLLLAAVMAVSICQFLDATIANVALPHMQAALGASSGSISWVLTTFIVTTAIATPITGWLSDRVGSRRLFISATLLFLLTSAACGAATSLPEMVLFRGLQGIAAAFIGPLTLTIMFDISAPSKQAMTVAVFSMIVMVAPISGPFLGGFLTEYLNWRWIFYVNLPLGIPALALLWLLLPSRPLERRPLDIFGFVMIGVGLASLQLMLDRGQHNDWFNSWETIFELLIALCAIWVFVLHSRDTATPLFKRELYKNTNFLFSLAFMAVMGIAVVGLSSVLPMMFQTIYGYPVMETGLMMGPRGIGVMISSLLAGVLARQVDPRLIMSVGYVIAAAGMFSMTRWAIEMDSTPILLASFVQGIGFGFVTSPMNLLAFATLSPAVRPDGSSLSSLFRSLGGSIGISIIVMMLARNQQVSHADLAAHVVGYSTPALDMQASPDQVSELGAGTLAAIEGQVSRQALMIAYLDNFYMLSWVLLAFAPLPYLLKRPPRMGANPPPPME, encoded by the coding sequence ATGCTGCAAACCAGGAACCGGCCGTTGCTGCTCGCCGCGGTCATGGCCGTATCGATCTGCCAGTTTCTCGATGCGACGATCGCCAATGTGGCCCTGCCGCATATGCAGGCGGCGCTAGGCGCTTCCTCGGGATCGATCAGTTGGGTACTGACGACCTTCATCGTCACCACCGCGATCGCGACGCCGATCACCGGCTGGCTGTCGGACCGGGTGGGATCGCGGCGGCTATTCATCTCCGCGACCCTGCTTTTCCTGTTGACCTCGGCCGCCTGCGGGGCAGCGACTTCGCTGCCGGAAATGGTGCTGTTTCGCGGGCTCCAGGGGATCGCGGCAGCGTTCATCGGGCCGTTGACGCTGACGATCATGTTCGACATCAGCGCACCCAGCAAGCAGGCCATGACGGTGGCCGTATTCAGCATGATCGTGATGGTCGCGCCGATCAGCGGACCTTTTCTCGGCGGTTTCCTGACCGAATACCTCAACTGGCGCTGGATATTCTACGTCAACCTGCCGCTAGGGATTCCCGCGCTCGCGCTGCTGTGGTTGTTGCTGCCGAGCCGCCCGCTCGAACGCCGCCCGCTGGACATCTTCGGTTTCGTCATGATCGGGGTGGGCCTCGCGTCGCTGCAGCTCATGCTCGATCGCGGCCAGCACAACGACTGGTTCAACAGCTGGGAAACGATCTTTGAGCTGCTGATAGCGCTATGCGCGATCTGGGTGTTCGTGCTGCACAGCCGGGATACCGCAACGCCGCTGTTCAAGCGCGAGCTCTACAAGAATACTAACTTCCTCTTCAGCCTTGCTTTCATGGCGGTCATGGGCATCGCGGTCGTCGGCCTCTCGTCGGTGCTGCCGATGATGTTCCAGACGATCTACGGTTACCCGGTGATGGAGACCGGACTGATGATGGGGCCGCGCGGGATCGGCGTGATGATTTCCTCGTTGCTGGCAGGTGTCCTCGCGCGTCAGGTCGATCCGCGCCTGATCATGTCGGTGGGCTATGTCATCGCTGCAGCGGGCATGTTTTCGATGACGCGCTGGGCGATCGAGATGGATTCGACCCCCATCCTGCTCGCCAGCTTCGTCCAGGGAATCGGCTTCGGCTTCGTCACTTCGCCGATGAACCTCCTGGCCTTCGCCACGCTTAGCCCTGCAGTGCGTCCCGATGGGTCCAGCCTGAGCTCGCTGTTCCGCAGTCTTGGCGGATCGATCGGCATCTCGATCATCGTCATGATGCTGGCGCGCAACCAGCAGGTGAGCCACGCCGATCTTGCCGCGCACGTCGTGGGCTACAGCACGCCGGCGCTCGACATGCAGGCTTCGCCCGACCAGGTCTCCGAGCTGGGCGCGGGCACGCTGGCGGCGATCGAGGGACAGGTCTCACGCCAGGCCTTGATGATCGCCTATCTCGACAATTTCTACATGTTGAGCTGGGTTCTGCTTGCCTTCGCGCCGTTGCCCTATCTGCTGAAGCGGCCGCCCCGAATGGGCGCCAATCCGCCGCCGCCGATGGAATAG
- a CDS encoding SDR family oxidoreductase yields the protein MGKTIVITGAGVGLGRALARRFASEGETVILLGRTFSKVQALAEELGEPHFAVECDVGSADSVRAAFAKIAERHPKIDVLINNAAIYEPFMVEKATDDQILTIMNTNFAGPIFTCRAAIPMMEKGGTILNVTSESVALEFPMLSLYASTKTGLERFTDSLSLELQPAGIRVSTVRAGPMYEAGKDMNVHWDPAAAQQFYQLCGEAGIHLAKRPISNVTSVTSVFRAMIDLPPDVRVTHASIEARHA from the coding sequence GTGGGTAAGACGATCGTCATAACGGGAGCGGGAGTTGGTCTCGGCCGGGCGCTGGCACGGCGCTTTGCCAGCGAAGGCGAGACGGTGATCCTGCTCGGCCGGACTTTCTCCAAGGTCCAAGCTCTGGCAGAGGAACTCGGCGAGCCGCACTTCGCGGTGGAATGCGATGTCGGTTCGGCCGACTCGGTGCGTGCCGCTTTCGCGAAGATCGCCGAACGTCATCCCAAGATCGACGTGCTGATCAACAATGCCGCGATCTACGAGCCGTTCATGGTGGAGAAGGCCACGGACGATCAGATCCTGACGATCATGAACACCAATTTCGCCGGGCCGATCTTCACCTGCAGGGCCGCGATTCCGATGATGGAGAAAGGCGGCACGATCCTCAACGTCACCAGCGAATCGGTGGCGCTCGAGTTCCCGATGCTCTCGCTCTACGCCAGCACCAAGACCGGGCTGGAGCGCTTCACCGACTCGCTGTCGCTCGAATTGCAGCCCGCCGGCATCCGCGTCTCGACCGTCCGCGCGGGGCCGATGTACGAAGCAGGCAAGGACATGAACGTGCATTGGGATCCGGCCGCGGCCCAGCAGTTCTATCAGCTCTGCGGTGAGGCCGGCATCCACCTGGCTAAGCGCCCGATCAGCAATGTCACCTCGGTCACCAGCGTGTTCCGCGCAATGATCGATCTGCCGCCCGATGTTCGTGTAACCCACGCTTCCATCGAAGCCCGCCACGCTTAA